One genomic segment of Amycolatopsis sp. WQ 127309 includes these proteins:
- a CDS encoding sigma-70 family RNA polymerase sigma factor has protein sequence MSVQTLERESRGIRERIPSQFSEEPPSAGALADGDLDAPSPAADLVRVYLNGIGKTALLSAADEVELAKRIEAGVFAQHMLDTGENLTSKRRTEMSALVRDGHVAKNHLLEANLRLVVSLAKRYTGRGMPLLDLIQEGNLGLIRAVEKFDYSKGFKFSTYATWWIRQAITRGMADQGRTIRLPVHLVEQVNKLARIKRDLHQQLGRDATHEELAAESGIPAHKISDLLDHSRDPVSLDMPVGAEEDAPLGDFIEDSEATDAESAVISGLLQDDLRRVLATLDDREQHVIRLRYGLDDGQPRTLDQIGKHFGLSRERVRQIEREVMSKLRQGERADRLRAYAS, from the coding sequence ATGTCAGTCCAGACTCTCGAACGCGAGTCGCGCGGGATTCGCGAACGTATTCCGAGCCAGTTCTCCGAGGAGCCGCCGAGCGCGGGGGCGCTCGCCGACGGCGACCTCGACGCCCCGAGCCCGGCCGCCGACCTGGTCCGCGTCTACCTCAACGGTATCGGCAAGACGGCGCTGCTGTCGGCCGCCGACGAGGTGGAGCTCGCGAAGCGCATCGAAGCCGGCGTTTTCGCCCAGCACATGCTGGACACCGGTGAAAACCTCACGTCCAAGCGCCGCACGGAGATGTCCGCCCTGGTGCGCGATGGGCACGTGGCGAAGAACCACCTGCTCGAGGCCAACCTGCGCCTGGTCGTCTCGCTGGCCAAGCGGTACACCGGCCGGGGGATGCCGCTGCTGGACCTGATCCAGGAGGGGAACCTGGGCCTGATCCGCGCGGTGGAGAAGTTCGACTACTCCAAGGGGTTCAAGTTCTCGACCTACGCCACCTGGTGGATCCGGCAGGCCATCACCCGGGGCATGGCCGACCAGGGCCGCACCATCCGCCTCCCGGTCCACCTGGTGGAACAGGTCAACAAGCTCGCCCGCATCAAGCGCGACCTGCACCAGCAGCTCGGGCGCGACGCCACGCACGAAGAGCTGGCCGCGGAGTCCGGCATCCCGGCCCACAAGATCTCCGACCTGCTCGACCACTCGCGTGACCCGGTAAGCCTGGACATGCCGGTGGGCGCGGAAGAGGACGCCCCGCTCGGTGACTTCATCGAGGACTCCGAGGCGACCGACGCCGAGAGCGCCGTGATCTCGGGCCTGCTGCAGGACGACCTGCGCCGCGTGCTCGCGACGCTGGACGACCGCGAGCAGCACGTCATCCGGCTGCGCTACGGCCTGGACGACGGCCAGCCCCGCACGCTCGACCAGATCGGCAAGCACTTCGGGCTCTCCCGCGAGCGCGTCCGCCAGATCGAGCGCGAGGTCATGTCCAAGCTCCGCCAGGGCGAACGCGCGGACCGGCTCCGCGCCTACGCCAGCTGA
- the dtd gene encoding D-aminoacyl-tRNA deacylase: MRAVAARVTRADVTVDGAVVGAITEPGLLVLLGIHVGDDAAKAVTMARKLHELRILRDEESCATVNAPLLVVSQFTLYGDTKKGRRPSWTQAARPEVAEPLVDAVVADLRERGAHVETGRFGAMMAVSSVNDGPFTVLVEV; this comes from the coding sequence ATGAGGGCGGTCGCGGCCCGCGTCACCCGGGCGGACGTGACGGTCGACGGCGCGGTGGTCGGCGCCATCACCGAACCGGGTTTGCTTGTGCTGCTGGGAATCCACGTCGGCGACGACGCGGCGAAGGCCGTGACGATGGCGCGCAAATTGCACGAGTTGCGCATCCTGCGCGACGAGGAATCATGCGCCACGGTGAATGCGCCGTTGCTCGTGGTGAGCCAGTTCACGCTCTACGGCGACACGAAGAAAGGGCGCCGGCCGTCGTGGACGCAGGCCGCCCGGCCCGAGGTCGCCGAGCCGTTGGTGGACGCCGTGGTCGCTGACCTGCGCGAGCGCGGCGCGCACGTCGAAACGGGGCGTTTCGGGGCGATGATGGCGGTCTCGAGCGTGAACGACGGTCCGTTCACCGTTCTCGTAGAGGTCTAG
- a CDS encoding methyltransferase, whose product MSTRSVLPDLSDDVCARLREAFRRTSYDADGVVAALGGAAHAALGRGEPEPADRASRDAGDLGTLIRLFLLGGTEPETAVKAAFAPLTPEDAVATGLLDAVAGGYRAALDVRPHGDEEGSWWVVSDLDADVLGATVPEDHVLGVGHASLSLIRATTRRPVGTLLDLGTGNGVQALHATRHARRVTATDVSARALALAAATFRLNELDVELVRGEWFAPVARQKFDQVVCNPPFVVGPARVDYTYRDSGLAGDDASALVIRQLPGFLNDDGVGQLLASWLHTGTEDWADRVSRWLPAETDAWFVQRDVADPALYVGTWLRDAGIDPRSPEGRVKAAAWLDWFAANDVRGIGFGFVTLRRAAGRTPTVVCEDLRQAYDDPLGPEAAGWLDRVEWLRNSGSLLDVRFVVPDTVLLESVEEPGDEGWTTSIRRLHRTDGPGWQHEVDDLAARLLAGCRGALPLEDLIELLAAAQGLEADELAAAALPVVRELVRHGMLVPAGR is encoded by the coding sequence GTGAGCACGCGAAGCGTACTGCCCGACCTGTCCGACGACGTCTGCGCGCGGCTGCGCGAGGCCTTCCGGCGCACCTCCTACGACGCCGACGGCGTGGTGGCCGCCCTCGGCGGCGCCGCACACGCGGCGCTGGGCCGCGGCGAGCCGGAACCGGCGGACCGGGCGAGCCGGGACGCGGGTGACCTCGGCACGCTGATCCGGCTGTTCCTGCTGGGCGGGACGGAACCGGAGACCGCCGTCAAGGCCGCGTTCGCGCCGCTGACGCCCGAAGACGCCGTGGCCACGGGCCTGCTCGACGCCGTCGCCGGCGGCTACCGCGCCGCCCTCGACGTCCGCCCGCACGGCGACGAGGAGGGCTCCTGGTGGGTCGTCTCCGATCTCGACGCCGACGTCCTCGGCGCGACCGTGCCCGAGGACCACGTCCTCGGCGTCGGGCACGCGTCGCTGTCGCTGATCCGCGCGACCACCCGCCGGCCGGTCGGCACCCTGCTCGACCTGGGCACCGGCAACGGCGTCCAGGCGCTGCACGCGACCCGGCACGCCCGGCGCGTCACCGCCACCGACGTCTCCGCGCGGGCCCTCGCGCTGGCCGCGGCGACGTTCCGGCTCAACGAGCTGGACGTCGAACTGGTGCGCGGCGAGTGGTTCGCGCCGGTCGCGCGGCAGAAGTTCGACCAGGTCGTCTGCAACCCGCCGTTCGTGGTCGGGCCGGCGCGCGTCGACTACACCTACCGCGACTCCGGGCTGGCGGGCGACGACGCGAGCGCGCTCGTCATCCGGCAGCTGCCGGGGTTCCTGAACGACGACGGCGTCGGCCAGCTGCTGGCTTCCTGGCTGCACACCGGCACCGAGGACTGGGCCGACCGGGTGAGCCGCTGGCTGCCCGCCGAGACCGACGCCTGGTTCGTCCAGCGCGACGTCGCCGACCCGGCGCTCTACGTCGGCACGTGGCTGCGGGACGCGGGCATCGACCCGCGCTCGCCCGAAGGCCGGGTGAAGGCGGCGGCGTGGCTCGACTGGTTCGCGGCCAACGACGTCCGGGGCATCGGCTTCGGCTTCGTGACGCTGCGCCGTGCGGCCGGGCGCACACCGACCGTGGTGTGCGAGGACCTGCGGCAGGCCTACGACGACCCGCTGGGCCCGGAAGCGGCGGGCTGGCTGGACCGCGTCGAATGGCTGCGCAATTCCGGTTCCCTACTTGATGTCCGATTTGTCGTACCCGACACCGTTTTGCTGGAAAGCGTCGAAGAACCGGGCGACGAGGGCTGGACGACGTCGATCCGGCGGCTGCACCGCACCGACGGCCCCGGCTGGCAGCACGAGGTCGACGACCTGGCCGCACGGCTGCTCGCGGGCTGCCGCGGCGCCCTGCCGCTGGAGGACCTCATCGAGCTGCTCGCGGCCGCTCAGGGCCTCGAAGCGGACGAGCTGGCCGCCGCCGCGCTGCCCGTCGTCCGGGAGCTCGTGCGGCACGGGATGCTCGTGCCGGCGGGGCGATGA
- a CDS encoding amidohydrolase — MTLEDVLTPLDAALPELEALYIDLHRHPELSFAETRTAAELARRLEHDGYEVHTGIAGTGVLGVLRNGEGPTVQLRADIDALPVEEKTGLSYASTERGTDEHGTDVPVMHACGHDMHATWLSGAATLLARGRDAWSGTLLVVFQPGEESAGGASAMVRDGLFDIAGKPDVVFGQHLVPGPAGWVLTRPGVIMAATDTLRITLHGRGGHGSRPETTVDPAVLAASVVLKLQTIVSREIAATDSAVVTVGSLHVGTASNVIADDAVLEVNVRSFDQAVRERVLAAVERIVNGEAATAGAPKPPEIVRSGSYPITENDEAANNALAEVFLAHFGPEVTMPAPLITGSEDFSEFGRAAGAPSVFWLVGGFDPETVITAMTEGRFERDIPSNHSPRFAPVLHPTLRTGIETLVTAALSRLAHPGVA, encoded by the coding sequence GTGACCCTCGAAGACGTCCTCACCCCGCTCGACGCGGCGCTGCCCGAACTCGAAGCGCTGTACATCGACCTCCACCGCCACCCCGAGCTCTCCTTCGCCGAGACGCGCACGGCCGCGGAGCTGGCCCGGCGGCTGGAGCACGACGGCTACGAGGTGCACACTGGCATCGCCGGCACCGGGGTGCTGGGTGTGCTGCGCAACGGCGAGGGCCCCACGGTGCAGTTGCGCGCCGACATCGACGCGCTGCCGGTCGAGGAGAAGACCGGGCTGTCGTACGCGAGCACCGAGCGCGGCACCGACGAGCACGGCACGGACGTCCCGGTCATGCACGCCTGCGGGCACGACATGCACGCCACCTGGCTGTCCGGGGCCGCGACGCTGCTCGCGCGCGGGCGCGACGCCTGGTCCGGCACGCTGCTCGTGGTGTTCCAGCCGGGGGAGGAGAGCGCGGGCGGCGCGTCGGCGATGGTCCGCGACGGCCTGTTCGACATCGCCGGGAAGCCCGACGTCGTGTTCGGCCAGCACCTCGTGCCCGGCCCGGCGGGCTGGGTGCTCACCCGTCCCGGCGTGATCATGGCCGCCACCGACACGCTGCGGATCACCCTGCACGGCCGCGGCGGCCACGGCTCGCGCCCCGAGACGACCGTCGACCCGGCCGTGCTGGCCGCGTCCGTCGTGCTCAAGCTGCAGACGATCGTCTCGCGCGAGATCGCCGCGACCGACTCGGCCGTCGTCACCGTCGGCTCGCTGCACGTGGGCACCGCGAGCAACGTGATCGCCGACGACGCCGTCCTGGAGGTCAACGTCCGGTCGTTCGACCAGGCGGTCCGCGAGCGCGTGCTGGCCGCGGTCGAACGGATCGTCAACGGCGAGGCCGCCACGGCCGGCGCGCCGAAGCCGCCCGAGATCGTCCGGTCCGGCTCCTACCCGATCACGGAGAACGACGAAGCGGCCAACAACGCGCTCGCCGAGGTCTTCCTCGCCCACTTCGGCCCCGAGGTGACCATGCCGGCGCCGCTGATCACCGGCAGTGAGGACTTCAGCGAGTTCGGCCGCGCGGCCGGCGCGCCGTCGGTGTTCTGGCTGGTCGGCGGGTTCGACCCGGAGACGGTGATCACGGCGATGACCGAAGGCCGCTTCGAACGCGACATCCCGTCCAACCACTCGCCGCGGTTCGCCCCGGTGCTGCACCCGACCCTGCGCACCGGCATCGAGACGCTCGTCACCGCGGCGTTGAGCCGGTTGGCCCACCCCGGTGTCGCCTGA
- a CDS encoding DUF3099 domain-containing protein, translating into MDGGGGAVTMPANDSDPVLITGAAPSYEEQFRARKRKYVIMMACRIPCLILAGLTYHVWWLALGFLAISVPLPWIAVLIANDSPPRKTEKVNRFQAEPTAIEHTTHRVIDG; encoded by the coding sequence ATGGACGGCGGAGGTGGTGCAGTGACCATGCCCGCCAACGACTCGGACCCGGTGCTGATCACCGGGGCGGCCCCGTCGTACGAAGAGCAGTTCAGGGCTCGCAAGCGCAAGTACGTCATCATGATGGCGTGCCGCATCCCGTGTCTGATCCTCGCCGGGCTGACCTACCACGTGTGGTGGCTGGCGCTCGGGTTCCTCGCGATCTCGGTGCCGCTGCCGTGGATCGCGGTGCTGATCGCCAACGACAGCCCGCCGCGCAAGACCGAGAAGGTCAACCGCTTCCAGGCCGAGCCGACGGCGATCGAGCACACCACCCACCGCGTCATCGACGGCTAG
- a CDS encoding carbohydrate kinase family protein codes for MTGIVVVGDAALDVIARHDKPLPHGGDARAKIRFTGGGSGANTALWLRSLDADTTLLARIGDDPGGRLIKAELEAAGVRCAFAVDAEAPTCCVVVMVDATGQRSMLADRGANQRFAPEDVTPEALAGAGHLHLSGYVLLDPPSRAAGLASLALARELGLTTSVDPQAAAHITDPAAFLDDVRGVDLLMPNTEELVALTGSADPASAKELLGAVGAVVVTAGLNGASWVDGGGVTSVPAIEADCVDSTGAGDAFDAGVLTGWLAGESTVDVLRHGVRLGALAVGKVGPQPG; via the coding sequence ATGACCGGGATCGTGGTGGTCGGCGACGCGGCCCTCGACGTGATCGCCCGGCACGACAAGCCGTTGCCGCACGGCGGCGACGCCCGCGCGAAGATCCGGTTCACCGGCGGCGGCTCGGGTGCCAACACGGCGCTGTGGCTGCGTTCGCTGGACGCGGACACGACGCTGCTCGCGCGCATCGGCGACGACCCGGGCGGCCGGCTGATCAAGGCCGAACTGGAGGCCGCGGGCGTGCGCTGCGCGTTCGCGGTCGACGCCGAGGCGCCGACGTGCTGCGTCGTGGTGATGGTCGACGCCACCGGGCAGCGGAGCATGCTCGCCGACCGCGGCGCCAACCAGCGCTTCGCGCCCGAGGACGTCACGCCGGAGGCGCTGGCCGGGGCGGGGCACCTGCACCTGTCCGGGTACGTGCTGCTCGACCCGCCGTCGCGGGCCGCGGGTCTCGCGTCGCTGGCGCTCGCCCGCGAGCTGGGCCTGACGACGTCGGTCGACCCGCAGGCGGCGGCGCACATCACCGACCCGGCGGCCTTCCTCGACGACGTCCGCGGCGTCGACCTGCTGATGCCGAACACCGAGGAGCTGGTCGCGCTGACCGGCTCGGCGGACCCGGCGTCGGCCAAAGAGCTGCTCGGGGCGGTCGGCGCGGTGGTGGTCACCGCCGGCCTGAACGGCGCGAGCTGGGTCGACGGCGGCGGCGTCACGAGCGTGCCCGCGATCGAGGCCGACTGCGTGGACTCGACGGGCGCGGGCGACGCGTTCGACGCCGGCGTGCTCACCGGCTGGCTGGCCGGAGAGTCCACAGTGGACGTCCTGCGCCACGGCGTGCGGCTGGGCGCGCTGGCCGTCGGGAAGGTCGGCCCGCAGCCCGGCTAG
- a CDS encoding pseudouridine-5'-phosphate glycosidase, whose protein sequence is MTTPLNLHEEVASALRDGHPVVALESTILSHGLPPGRNLDVGRRLERVVRDGGAVPATIAVLDGRVVVGLSPAELERVCAPDAGLDKLSLRDIGPAVGLGRSGATTVASTSALAAAAGIGVFGTGGLGGVHVGASQSWDVSADLGVLAKVPTVVVCSGVKSVLDIPATLEVLETHSVPVLGYRTDDFPAFYLRSSGHAVGQRVDDPAQVAAVVTAHRAYAGSGVLLANPIPEVSEMDKELHDRLLAGGLALVAERGVHGSDVTPVLLEHFHTASGGVSIDANEALVLDNVKLATEVAVALA, encoded by the coding sequence GTGACCACCCCACTCAACCTGCACGAAGAGGTCGCTTCCGCGCTGCGTGACGGGCACCCCGTCGTCGCGCTGGAGAGCACCATCCTGTCCCACGGCCTGCCGCCGGGCCGCAACCTCGACGTCGGCCGCCGCCTCGAGCGCGTGGTGCGTGACGGCGGTGCCGTCCCGGCCACCATCGCGGTGCTCGACGGCCGGGTCGTCGTCGGCCTCTCCCCCGCCGAGCTGGAACGCGTCTGCGCGCCGGACGCCGGGCTGGACAAGCTTTCGCTGCGCGACATCGGCCCGGCCGTCGGCCTCGGCCGCTCGGGCGCGACGACCGTGGCGAGCACGTCGGCGCTGGCCGCCGCGGCCGGGATCGGGGTGTTCGGCACCGGCGGCCTCGGTGGGGTGCACGTCGGCGCGTCGCAGAGCTGGGACGTCTCGGCGGACCTCGGCGTGCTCGCGAAGGTGCCGACCGTCGTGGTCTGCTCCGGCGTGAAGTCGGTGCTCGACATCCCGGCCACCCTCGAGGTGCTGGAGACGCACTCGGTGCCGGTGCTGGGCTACCGCACCGACGACTTCCCGGCGTTCTACCTCCGCTCGTCCGGGCACGCCGTGGGCCAGCGGGTCGACGACCCGGCGCAGGTCGCCGCCGTGGTCACCGCGCACCGCGCGTACGCGGGTTCCGGTGTCCTGCTGGCGAACCCGATCCCCGAAGTGTCCGAAATGGACAAAGAGCTGCACGACCGGCTGCTCGCCGGGGGCCTGGCGCTGGTGGCCGAGCGGGGCGTGCACGGCTCCGACGTCACCCCGGTGCTGCTGGAGCACTTCCACACCGCGAGCGGCGGGGTGAGCATCGACGCCAACGAGGCACTGGTGCTCGACAACGTGAAGCTGGCGACCGAGGTCGCGGTGGCGCTGGCATGA
- a CDS encoding HD domain-containing protein, with amino-acid sequence MKWAGAIAALGGTPDAWPRLESCYGEPHRRYHTLTHAAAVARDSAWLAGGLGETDRAVVAVAAWTHDVVYDANPGEDERASAAWAREALTGVAEAHVERVEGLILATIKHDAPADDPLATALLDADLAILGAPEAQYAGYAQAVREEYAKYPDDVWREGRIAVLEGMLARTLYRSEAARARWASAAEENLTAELTRWRRDRPDHR; translated from the coding sequence GTGAAGTGGGCCGGAGCGATCGCCGCGCTCGGCGGCACGCCGGACGCCTGGCCCCGACTCGAAAGCTGTTACGGAGAGCCCCATCGCCGTTACCACACGCTCACCCACGCGGCCGCCGTCGCGCGTGACTCCGCCTGGCTGGCCGGCGGTCTCGGGGAGACCGACCGGGCCGTCGTCGCCGTCGCCGCGTGGACGCACGACGTCGTCTACGACGCGAACCCCGGCGAAGACGAGCGCGCGAGCGCGGCCTGGGCCCGGGAAGCGCTGACCGGGGTCGCCGAAGCGCACGTCGAGCGCGTCGAAGGCCTGATCCTGGCCACGATCAAGCACGACGCGCCGGCCGACGACCCTCTCGCCACCGCGCTGCTCGACGCCGACCTCGCCATCCTGGGCGCGCCCGAAGCGCAGTACGCCGGGTACGCCCAGGCCGTGCGCGAGGAGTACGCGAAGTACCCCGACGACGTCTGGCGCGAAGGGCGCATCGCCGTCCTCGAAGGCATGCTGGCGCGGACGCTCTACCGCAGCGAAGCCGCGCGGGCACGCTGGGCGAGCGCCGCGGAAGAGAACCTGACGGCCGAGCTGACCCGCTGGCGCCGCGACCGACCCGATCACCGATGA
- a CDS encoding sporulation protein, with protein MFQKVLATFGSGGAKIDARLLDRTAAPGRPVHGEVLLLGGEVDQEINALGVTLLARVQVPGEDKTEDLPFGAQQLVGRETIRAGQQVRVPFEIPLPWETPVTSVFGKPLAGTAVGVRAELDLAAAVSDPFDADAVAIEPLPAQKRVLDALGRIGFVYHEAILEQGRINGANQQLAFFQEIRFAPSPRFASVFSQVAVTFLTSSERTDVVLEVTKRVRVSKTGGFGGRGQEFLGLFTMKPDVNWEKQLDDWFDQVARPRGIFD; from the coding sequence ATGTTCCAGAAGGTGCTCGCGACGTTCGGCTCGGGCGGAGCGAAGATCGACGCCCGCCTGCTCGACCGCACGGCCGCCCCCGGCCGCCCGGTGCACGGCGAGGTCCTGCTGCTCGGCGGCGAGGTCGACCAGGAGATCAACGCGCTGGGCGTGACGCTGCTGGCCCGCGTCCAGGTCCCCGGCGAGGACAAGACCGAAGACCTCCCGTTCGGCGCGCAGCAGCTCGTCGGCCGCGAGACCATCCGCGCCGGCCAGCAGGTGCGCGTGCCGTTCGAGATCCCGCTGCCCTGGGAGACGCCGGTCACGAGCGTCTTCGGCAAGCCCCTGGCGGGGACGGCGGTCGGCGTGCGCGCCGAGCTGGATCTCGCGGCGGCCGTCTCCGACCCGTTCGACGCCGACGCCGTCGCGATCGAGCCGCTCCCGGCGCAGAAGCGGGTCCTCGACGCGCTGGGCCGGATCGGTTTCGTCTACCACGAGGCGATCCTGGAGCAGGGCCGGATCAACGGCGCGAACCAGCAGCTCGCCTTCTTCCAGGAGATCCGCTTCGCGCCTTCACCGCGCTTCGCGAGTGTCTTTTCCCAGGTCGCGGTCACGTTCCTGACGTCGTCGGAGCGCACCGACGTCGTCCTGGAGGTCACCAAGCGGGTCCGGGTGAGCAAGACCGGCGGCTTCGGCGGCCGCGGCCAGGAGTTCCTCGGCCTGTTCACGATGAAACCGGATGTGAACTGGGAGAAGCAGCTCGACGACTGGTTCGACCAGGTGGCGCGGCCGCGCGGGATCTTCGACTAG
- a CDS encoding DUF3039 domain-containing protein, whose amino-acid sequence MSTETLTKPETTPEGTETTDDDTPKMFHYVKKAKIAESAVMGNHVVALCGEVFPVTKSPKPGSPVCPACKEIFDGLRKGE is encoded by the coding sequence GTGAGCACCGAGACGCTGACGAAGCCGGAAACCACGCCCGAGGGCACGGAGACCACCGACGACGACACACCGAAGATGTTCCACTACGTGAAGAAGGCCAAGATCGCCGAGAGCGCGGTCATGGGCAATCACGTGGTGGCGCTGTGCGGTGAGGTCTTCCCGGTGACGAAGTCGCCGAAGCCCGGTTCGCCGGTCTGCCCGGCCTGCAAGGAGATCTTCGACGGGCTGCGCAAGGGGGAGTGA